The Podospora pseudocomata strain CBS 415.72m chromosome 1 map unlocalized CBS415.72m_1, whole genome shotgun sequence genome has a segment encoding these proteins:
- a CDS encoding uncharacterized protein (EggNog:ENOG503NYIQ; COG:I) — protein MPSRPVSRASRTSRSKLRPSLDPPASRSPPSAPRPPRSFREHFFHSLTPYSGPYQVAFLEIEVPVRSPRHFSHIKRNGSYALKLDTVLFAVYYPTDNSDLPRSERRSLHRRSRKPLSRVPWLPRPRAETCKGYARFVNVPYIPITAYMAATSMFTKLPVLRNGRISSRWPPAVEEDEEEEKVTTDNIPPAEGGIEAKEEPKNGYSLSQNTLVDGGEACEADKQDGKPKFPVIMFSHGLGGSRTLYSSICGELASFGFVVVALEHRDGSGARTFVNKAGSEPDLDSQGLDRSPGPPKDEKKQHKKNSGQDKPYYKVDYIFPKDNAQDTSPHNSRGVDTELREAQIEMRMAEIEEAFHVLQLINNGKGDAMRARNLRKKGNVGASSLGLDGIDWDEWTERLYLENVTMMGHSFGGATSVQALRSERLDWLSQGILLDAWGPATPESTERERLRKPILSIGSEAFMHWTENFERVERICHEARDGGAPCWMTTIRGSTHLSQTDFAVLYPKWMSVFMKTIVSPKRAIYLTVHSALEFLKITLPPQQTRFKKSWADDQLLSKADPGMEIELDNRPNDKWVAARLRIPHEFRQRLKRTVKPKKKSNVPRDASGKPLKGLVSWGFGQEIWCHQRPEQDVLDRYMEENGWSPQ, from the coding sequence ATGCCCTCAAGACCTGTATCCCGAGCCTCCCGAACTTCCCGCTCAAAATTACGTCCCTCCCTCgacccccccgcctcccgcTCTCCCCCATCAGCACCTCGCCCACCCCGCTCCTTCCGCGAACATTTCTTCCACTCCCTAACCCCTTACTCAGGGCCCTACCAAGTCGCCTTCCTCGAAATTGAAGTCCCCGTCCGATCACCCCGTCATTTCAGCCACATCAAGCGCAATGGGTCCTACGCCCTCAAGCTCGACACCGTCCTCTTCGCCGTCTACTACCCCACCGACAACTCTGACCTCCCACGCAGCGAGCGGCGGAGTCTCCACCGCAGGTCCAGAAAACCATTATCCAGAGTCccttggcttcctcggccCAGAGCGGAGACATGCAAGGGCTATGCGAGGTTCGTCAACGTGCCGTATATTCCCATAACGGCGTATATGGCTGCGACGAGTATGTTTACCAAGTTGCCTGTTTTGAGAAATGGGAGGATCTCGTCACGGTGGCCacctgctgttgaggaggatgaagaagaagagaaggttACTACGGACAATATTCCTCCTGCGGAGGGCGGTATAGAGGCGAAAGAGGAGCCAAAAAATGGATATAGTTTGAGCCAGAATACACTTGTAGATGGCGGGGAAGCCTGTGAGGCAGATAAACAAGATGGTAAGCCAAAGTTCCCGGTGATAATGTTCAGCCATGGTCTTGGCGGGTCCCGAACACTGTACAGTTCTATCTGTGGGGAACTGGCTAGCTTTGGCTTCGTGGTTGTCGCTTTGGAACATCGCGACGGCAGTGGTGCCAGAACGTTTGTCAACAAGGCTGGTTCCGAACCAGATCTCGATAGTCAAGGCCTTGACAGATCGCCCGGGCCACCAAAGGACGAGAAGAAACAACATAAGAAAAATAGTGGACAGGACAAGCCGTACTACAAAGTCGACTATATCTTCCCCAAAGATAACGCCCAAGATACTTCACCACACAACTCGCGTGGCGTTGATACAGAGCTTCGCGAAGCCCAGATTGAAATGAGGATGGCTGAAATCGAGGAGGCTTTCCACGTCTTGCAGCTTATAAACAACGGAAAGGGAGATGCTATGCGCGCAAGGAACCTTAGGAAGAAAGGGAATGTCGGTGCCAGCTCACTGGGGCTCGATGGGATCGACTGGGATGAATGGACAGAGAGGCTTTACTTGGAAAATGTGACAATGATGGGTCACAGCTTCGGAGGCGCGACCTCAGTGCAGGCCTTGAGGTCCGAAAGACTTGATTGGCTCTCCCAGGGCATCCTACTTGACGCATGGGGTCCAGCAACTCCTGAGAGCACGGAGCGGGAACGGCTTCGGAAACCGATACTGTCTATCGGGAGCGAGGCGTTCATGCACTGGACGGAAAATTTCGAGCGCGTCGAGCGAATATGCCACGAGGCCCGTGACGGAGGTGCTCCATGCTGGATGACGACGATACGAGGATCAACACACCTGTCCCAAACTGACTTTGCTGTTCTTTATCCAAAGTGGATGTCAGTGTTTATGAAGACCATTGTGTCTCCGAAACGGGCCATATACCTGACGGTACACTCGGCACTTGAGTTCTTGAAAATAACGCTGCCACCACAACAGACCCGATTCAAAAAGTCCTGGGCAGATGACCAACTTCTCAGCAAGGCCGATCCCGGGATGGAGATCGAACTGGACAACCGGCCAAATGACAAGTGGGTCGCTGCCCGGCTGAGAATTCCTCACGAATTCAGACAGCGGCTCAAGAGGACTGTCAAGCCGAAAAAGAAGTCCAATGTCCCACGGGATGCCTCGGGAAAGCCCCTGAAAGGTCTTGTCAGCTGGGGGTTTGGGCAGGAAATCTGGTGCCATCAACGCCCTGAGCAGGATGTGCTTGACCGGTACATGGAAGAAAACGGTTGGTCGCCTCAGTAA
- a CDS encoding uncharacterized protein (EggNog:ENOG503P5Q3) gives MDILFSAYGSGPLPKTALEEVERRTEELLKSGTFNHLEKKSKLDQLQETYPPSVPYSATSQGILPSLQLPRFDSPPTDRSTPMLSPETKGVTLQSLSITIPQSPESHSPCPGTGEEDSGSETPTANLVSPHKQVKFLSPGNDEEAMSDQSSICQSPSWENYGQRKREKKLEAERRKKEKLLAEKEAKASKKRTTARLSKLPPSASTLNTGARTTGFISPERSMSDPSLITQHSLLHLQTVQRPEGSGKAASTDNLQPSRRHFLASSDIVNGDNAVRPKTATQTAIHNTPGDSHLELRRSISEGPLPNVAAIPSSLSLHQDGRVPRDMCPPSASRTPMLRHMSPSAHTRSNSLPQTAASQPRGRDGHKINLTSAGLADEEALANSKPQPSSRSSSSNPRHSRRSSFTQDAKAAAMKLIGRRGTSATRSDNTIDTQPSGIEADYFGNANHPLASGSSPIESHETATRIPPSTSHSIGSSGGFSMTSASQSKRSRSLKDAAKAALSIGKRPQLQTSATTHIAGPPYFSFRDRKQSKVSMSQEVGSPSVQDEPPTLTSVTSVSQPGAPGSVASNGTTSQTGSRASEGSSTSTCSTFEDGSSLVSQTITPDTSRPQSSGGDSTLENILTQKDPNLQGTDYTQSARSSKSTTPRPGNPENSGLSSGGDDDWWNREAMPVDQDNDAQSFMTSRSTFDDTDEPSPNSSNNTAELPLRNRTEGLESRLGLARKLQSADASGSPTYPTPLPGSSVAPAIAIPPRSMKRNLSISDSGHTSPYTERNTETAPAHYGPVEDVATRPLKREGANRKQKRELRTREYGSNQSAWHGNEHSAEPHPLYLSTDLPSPPLPPRSGTRRSKPVMAAEFQIPSSPYSEDFPGDDSVFGPSSHVEPSPHPSSRFTHHSAARPSSQPRTHSAPILSPAPISALRPHTPSPLTSPGAQNSGGASKPGPVSILKPPKHSEISLSAPTSPGQPPTLSSLPRHMQLKPGTSSRTPSTVTESRMAPIAKMFVECCSCKFYHDMPSKIYECMAKPDAVVEDRNLGISGAITTAVKCPWCQHSMSTGCCAGYAAVVYLKEKLH, from the exons ATGGACATCTTGTTTTCTGCTTATGGCTCTGGGCCACTCCCCAAGACAGccttggaggaggttgagcgGCGGACTGAGGAATTGCTCAAGTCTGGCACGTTCAACCATCTGGAGAAAAAGTCCAAG CTGGACCAGCTACAAGAAACCTACCCTCCCTCCGTGCCATATTCTGCTACCTCCCAAGGAATCCTCCCATCTCTCCAACTTCCGCGCTTCGACTCACCGCCTACGGACCGCAGTACCCCGATGCTAAGCCCAGAAACCAAGGGTGTTACACTACAATCACTTTCTATCACTATCCCACAATCCCCCGAAAGCCACTCACCGTGCCCCGGCACTGGCGAGGAAGACAGTGGATCAGAAACACCGACGGCAAATCTTGTATCTCCGCACAAGCAGGTCAAGTTTCTGTCTCCGGGCAACGACGAGGAAGCCATGTCAGATCAGTCGTCAATCTGCCAATCTCCCAGCTGGGAGAACTATGGCCAgcggaagagggagaagaagctcgaaGCCGAACGCcggaaaaaggaaaagctGCTAGCGGAGAAGGAAGCGAAGGCGTCGAAGAAACGTACCACTGCAAGACTCAGCAAACTCCCGCCGTCCGCCAGTACGCTGAACACCGGGGCACGAACAACTGGCTTTATCAGTCCAGAGCGCTCCATGTCTGATCCGTCTCTGATCACACAGCATTCACTGCTGCATCTCCAAACGGTCCAACGACCTGAGGGCAGCGGAAAGGCGGCGTCTACCGATAATCTTCAACCAAGCAGGCGTcacttcctcgcctccagcGATATTGTAAACGGAGACAATGCTGTTCGGCCCAAGACGGCCACTCAAACCGCCATACACAATACTCCCGGCGATTCGCACTTAGAACTGCGGAGATCTATCTCGGAGGGGCCTCTTCCGAATGTCGCAGCCATTCCATCGTCCCTTTCACTACATCAGGATGGCCGGGTTCCAAGAGATATGTGTCCGCCTTCAGCCTCTAGAACACCAATGCTAAGACACATGTCTCCGTCCGCCCATACGAGAAGCAACAGCCTACCTCAGACGGCGGCTTCGCAGCCCAGAGGCCGCGATGGGCATAAAATAAATCTGACATCGGCAGGGCTGGCTGATGAGGAAGCGTTGGCGAACTCCAAGCCACAACCTTCATCAAGGAGTAGCTCAAGTAACCCTAGACATTCGCGACGCTCCTCGTTCACCCAAGACGCCAAAGCGGCAGCCATGAAACTCATTGGCAGAAGAGGCACATCTGCGACACGGAGCGACAACACGATAGACACCCAACCGTCAGGCATCGAGGCCGACTACTTTGGCAATGCAAACCATCCCCTCGCCTCAGGCTCAAGTCCCATAGAATCACATGAAACTGCGACCCGCATTCCTCCCTCTACATCTCACAGCATTGGAAGTTCTGGGGGCTTCTCGATGACCTCTGCTAGCCAGAGTAAAAGATCCCGAAGTCTCAAAGATGCGGCGAAGGCAGCACTGAGCATTGGAAAAAGACCTCAGCTCCAAACAAGCGCAACGACACACATAGCAGGCCCGCCATATTTCTCATTTCGAGACCGTAAGCAGTCAAAGGTGTCCATGTCTCAGGAAGTGGGCAGTCCGAGTGTTCAGGATGAGCCACCCACCCTGACATCAGTA ACCTCTGTATCTCAGCCTGGGGCACCTGGTTCTGTGGCCAGTAACGGAACAACAAGTCAAACAGGAAGCCGCGCTTCCGAAGGCTCGTCGACTTCAACTTGCTCCACCTTCGAAGACGGATCCTCTCTTGTATCGCAAACAATCACCCCGGACACATCCAGGCCTCAGTCTTCTGGGGGTGATTCTACATTGGAGAACATTTTGACTCAAAAAGATCCCAATTTACAAGGGACCGACTACACACAGTCTGCAAGGTCGAGTAAATCGACTACGCCTCGTCCTGGGAATCCAGAAAATTCCGGATTAAGTTCaggtggcgatgatgacTGGTGGAACAGAGAGGCCATGCCAGTCGATCAAGATAATGATGCACAGTCTTTCATGACGTCTCGCTCGACTTTTGATGACACGGATGAACCTTCGCCGAACTCGTCGAACAATACAGCTGAGTTACCACTCAGGAACAGGACTGAGGGTTTGGAGTCTCGACTAGGCCTGGCAAGAAAACTACAATCGGCAGACGCATCTGGTTCACCAACCTATCCTACCCCGTTGCCGGGATCCTCTGTTGCACCTGCCATTGCGATACCGCCTCGATCCATGAAACGGAATCTTTCCATTTCTGATTCAGGTCATACATCTCCGTACACTGAGAGAAACACAGAAACTGCCCCAGCTCACTATGGTCccgttgaagatgttgcCACCAGACCTTTGAAGCGTGAGGGCGCAAATCGAAAGCAAAAAAGGGAGTTGAGGACTCGGGAGTATGGGAGCAACCAGTCTGCCTGGCACGGAAACGAGCACTCTGCCGAACCACATCCTTTGTATTTGTCGACAGATTTACCCagcccacccctcccccctagaTCAGGGACCCGAAGAAGCAAGCCTGTTATGGCTGCTGAGTTTCAAATACCCTCGAGCCCTTACTCAGAGGACTTCCCTGGGGACGATAGTGTTTTTGGTCCCAGCTCTCATGTAGAGccatcacctcacccaaGCAGCAGGTTTACACATCATAGCGCCGCcagaccatcatcacaacctCGAACACACTCTGCTCCAATTCTGTCTCCTGCGCCTATCTCAGCGCTGAGACCGCATACTCCATCGCCGCTTACTTCCCCGGGCGCACAAAATTCAGGTGGCGCTTCTAAACCTGGACCGGTATCTATCCTGAAGCCACCAAAGCACTCAGAGATATCATTGTCTGCACCGACATCGCCAGGCCAGCCTCCAACCCTGTCCTCACTGCCGAGACACATGCAACTGAAACCCGGCACCTCCAGTCGCACGCCGAGTACCGTCACAGAGTCACGGATGGCTCCCATAGCCAAAATGTTTGTCGAGTGCTGCAGCTGCAAGTTTTACCACGACATGCCATCCAAAATCTACGAATGCATGGCGAAACCGGACGCGGTAGTCGAGGACAGAAACCTGGGGATATCGGGAGCGATTACCACCGCAGTGAAATGCCCATGGTGCCAACATAGTATGAGCACCGGTTGCTGTGCGGGTTATGCTGCTGTTGTCTACCTCAAGGAGAAGTTGCACTAG
- the MTM1 gene encoding Carrier protein, mitochondrial (BUSCO:EOG09262JAT; EggNog:ENOG503NTYN; COG:C) translates to MGLLSSEAQTPDFRQNHNSMAGHASPSVVVGTSTDPVEITTVQKMLSATSGSLITGLLVTPLDVVRVRWQAQGLSKPPPQPLTADFSKLSLSSPTPFRPSSLGVTACCREVFFANNNSEICVVGPRVHGSGATAIDCAVEHTQQRTFNSTFDGLRKIARNEGITTLWRGLSPTLVMAVPANIIYLTGYDWLRLNPASPIQRTSVRDDMAPLVAGITARMVAAAVVSPIELFRTRMQAAQGGSSSEHLAETLRGVKDMVNTHGYRSLWRGLTLTLWRDVPFSGMYWWGYETIRGKLTDARERGRSTTLEMDLDRDAQRSSKARARRRSQSRENHADTFTDSFVAGAASGAFASVATMPFDVGKTRTQVFRDSGTLAKSAVGNAAVAPEEQSMGRLLWHIFRTEGMGGLFKGCVPRTLKVAPACAVMISSYEVGKRVFRGVNERRMLKEVGGGEEPAAAA, encoded by the exons ATGGGGCTGCTTTCTAGCGAGGCGCAAACTCCCGACTTCCGACAGAACCACAATAGCATGGCCGGCCATGCCTCGCCATCGGTCGTAGTTGGTACCTCAACTGATCCGGTCGAGATCACGACCGTACAGAAGATGCTCTCGGCCACATCGGGTAGCTTGATCACTGGTTTGTTAG TAACACCTCTCGATGTAGTGCGAGTAcgatggcaagctcaaggcctTTCTAAGCcgccaccacaacccctAACCGCCGACTTTTCCAAGCTCTCACTCTCGAGCCCCACGCCCTTTCGACCATCCAGCCTAGGCGTGACAGCCTGCTGCCGCGAAGTCTTCTTCGCAAACAACAACTCCGAAATCTGTGTCGTCGGTCCTCGGGTTCATGGATCCGGTGCCACAGCAATCGACTGCGCCGTCGAGCACACCCAGCAACGAACCTTCAACTCCACCTTTGACGGTCTCCGCAAGATCGCTCGCAATGAAGGTATCACCACCTTATGGCGCGGTCTCTCCCCGACCCTCGTTATGGCCGTCCCTGCCAATATCATCTACCTAACCGGCTACGACTGGCTCCGTCTTAACCCCGCCTCCCCAATACAGCGCACCAGCGTCCGCGATGACATGGCCCCCTTGGTAGCAGGAATTACAGCACGCATGGTTGCGGCCGCCGTCGTTTCCCCCATCGAGCTGTTTCGCACTCGGATGCAAGCCGCGCAAGGCGGTAGTTCCTCTGAGCACCTTGCCGAAACCCTCCGCGGAGTCAAGGACATGGTCAACACCCACGGGTACCGCTCTCTCTGGCGCGGGTTGACACTCACGCTGTGGCGGGATGTCCCCTTCTCGGGTATGTACTGGTGGGGATACGAAACCATTCGCGGGAAACTCACTGATGCCCGTGAGCGCGGGAGGTCGACAACTCTGGAAATGGACCTCGATCGTGACGCGCAGAGAAGCTCCAAGGCTCGcgcgaggagaagaagccaaagcaGGGAGAACCACGCAGATACTTTCACGGATAGTTTTGTTGCCGGCGCCGCCTCGGGTGCGTTTGCATCAGTGGCGACGATGCCTTTTGATGTAGGTAAGACAAGAACACAAGTATTCAGGGACTCGGGGACATTAGCCAAGTCGGCGGTGGGCAATGCGGCAGTGGCACCAGAAGAACAATCGATGGGGAGACTGCTGTGGCACATCTTCCGGAcggaggggatgggagggttgTTTAAGGGTTGTGTACCGCGCACGCTGAAGGTGGCGCCGGCATGTGCGGTCATGATCAGCAGTTATGAGGTGGGTAAGAGGGTGTTTAGGGGGGTGAATGAGAGAAGGATGTtgaaggaggttggcggtggggaggaaccagctgctgctgcttaA